The following coding sequences lie in one Colius striatus isolate bColStr4 chromosome 14, bColStr4.1.hap1, whole genome shotgun sequence genomic window:
- the ORC6 gene encoding origin recognition complex subunit 6, with product MERAAVRRLGARLGLTEPRVLRKAEEYLRLSQVKCTGFMAQMTATSSAVMCLDLAASFMKQPVDKSNFVKLSGLNKTTYQSSMKSLECLLEVNPRLGLRDLAVQFCCTEAVSTAAKILQRYESSLSEAQQIDLDFSKPLFITAALFTACRCLKLKVDKTKMLSASGVKKAIFDRLCNQLEKMSQQLSKDVPLAAETGESSNTDQEHCEKEDGSEDDEETPCKQPKTETKQDYEEWKKKILENAAKAQETSRSSNISAACS from the exons aTGGAGCGCGCGGCGGTGCGGCGGCTGGGTGCCCGGCTCGGCCTCACCGAGCCCCGCGTGCTCAG AAAAGCTGAAGAGTATCTTCGTCTGTCCCAGGTGAAATGCACAGGATTCATGGCCCAAATGACAGCGACAAGCAGTGCAGTGATGTGCCTGGACCTAGCAGCGAGTTTCATGAAACAACCAGTTGACAAA AGCAATTTTGTTAAACTCTCCGGTTTGAACAAGACGACCTACCAGAGCTCCATGAAGTCTTTGGAGTGTTTGCTAGAGGTGAACCCCAGGCTGGGACTGCGAGACTTGGCTGTGCAATTCTGCTGCACAGAAGCTGTGAGCACTGCTGCAAAAATACTGCAGAG GTATGAAAGCAGCCTCTCTGAAGCACAGCAAATAGACCTTGATttctcaaaaccactttttataaCAGCTGCGCTATTCACTGCCTGCAG GTGTTTGAAGCTAAAAGTGGACAAAACTAAAATGCTGTCTGCATCTGGGGTGAAAAAAGCAATATTTGACCGGCTGTGCAATCAGCTAGAGAAGATGAGCCAGCAACTCAGCA aaGATGTTCCGTTGGCTGCAGAGACAGGTGAAAGCTCAAACACTGACCAGGAGCACTGTGAGAAGGAAGATG GCTCTGAAGATGATGAGGAAACGCCATGTAAACAGCCAAAGACTGAAACCAAACAAGACTATGaagagtggaaaaagaaaatcctggaAAATGCTGCTAAGGCACAAGAGACAAGTAGGAGTAGCAATATCAGTGCTGCTTGCTCATAA